Proteins encoded within one genomic window of Kiloniellales bacterium:
- the cas1 gene encoding type II CRISPR-associated endonuclease Cas1 gives MIGRVVEIASDGRHIAKDRGFMVVREAGAEVGRVPLDDLAAVIGNAHGLTYSTNLITALAERSVPFVLCGPHHRPVAFLWPVESHHMQAGRMAAQAAAAKPLKKRLWQQLVRAKIEQQAAALRAVGAKAGGFGLLARKVKSGDPENVEAQAARRYWPLFFGPEFRRQTDGGGINALLNYGYAVLRAGTARAVMAAGLHPSLGLAHANRSNAFCLVDDCMEPFRPVADLLVHDLFSSGETDLTKDTKAALARLLITDMATAQGSTPVLSCLERLTLSLARCFEGQSAALDLPMQPLPLEQSRAP, from the coding sequence ATGATCGGGAGGGTCGTGGAGATCGCGTCGGACGGACGGCACATCGCCAAGGACCGTGGGTTTATGGTCGTCCGGGAAGCCGGTGCGGAGGTTGGCCGGGTGCCGCTCGATGATCTGGCAGCGGTCATCGGCAACGCCCACGGACTGACGTACTCCACTAATCTGATCACGGCCTTGGCCGAACGCTCCGTGCCCTTTGTCCTCTGCGGTCCTCATCACCGGCCTGTGGCCTTTCTCTGGCCCGTCGAAAGCCACCACATGCAGGCCGGGCGCATGGCGGCCCAGGCCGCCGCGGCCAAGCCGTTGAAAAAGCGGCTCTGGCAACAGCTCGTTCGGGCCAAGATCGAACAGCAAGCGGCCGCTCTGCGCGCGGTTGGCGCCAAGGCGGGTGGCTTCGGGCTGCTGGCCCGGAAAGTCAAGTCCGGAGATCCCGAGAACGTGGAGGCCCAGGCGGCCCGCCGCTACTGGCCGTTGTTCTTCGGTCCGGAGTTCCGGCGGCAGACCGATGGCGGGGGCATCAATGCTTTGCTCAACTACGGATATGCGGTGTTGCGCGCGGGCACCGCGCGGGCCGTCATGGCAGCGGGCCTCCATCCCAGCCTGGGTCTTGCCCATGCCAACAGAAGCAATGCTTTCTGTCTGGTGGACGATTGCATGGAACCTTTTCGACCCGTCGCCGACCTGCTGGTGCACGACCTGTTTTCTTCGGGAGAGACCGACCTGACGAAGGACACGAAAGCCGCGCTGGCCCGCCTTCTGATCACGGACATGGCAACGGCGCAGGGCAGCACGCCGGTCCTCTCCTGTCTGGAGCGTCTCACCCTTTCGCTGGCTCGCTGTTTCGAGGGCCAATCGGCCGCGCTCGACTTGCCGATGCAGCCGCTGCCGTTGGAA